A window from Triticum aestivum cultivar Chinese Spring chromosome 6D, IWGSC CS RefSeq v2.1, whole genome shotgun sequence encodes these proteins:
- the LOC123144935 gene encoding transcription factor MYB17, producing the protein MGRAPCCDRKGLKKGPWTPEEDKQLVDFIQANGHGSWRLLPKLAELNRCGKSCRLRWTNYLRPDIKRGPFTAEEQKSIVQLHGIVGNKWSMIAAQLPGRTDNEIKNYWNTHLKKQLRRMGLDEPPPGPTAGCPAARHMAQWETARLEAEARLSLLSSSGAAATATTSGSASSSSTAAAGAAVAERAKPADVFLRLWNSDIGSSFRKAAAPVSVKEEEAVVPGDDSSAASNEMDAAAAEYQMFLDFAGEELGLFHGRHGGFSLFPPLDVLAEASLDTAF; encoded by the exons ATGGGGAGGGCGCCGTGCTGCGACAGGAAGGGTCTCAAGAAGGGGCCGTGGACGCCGGAGGAGGACAAACAGCTCGTCGACTTCATCCAGGCCAACGGCCATGGCAGCTGGCGCCTGCTCCCCAAACTCGCAG AGCTGAACCGGTGCGGCAAGAGCTGCCGGCTACGGTGGACGAACTACCTGCGGCCGGACATCAAGCGCGGGCCCTTCACCGCCGAGGAGCAGAAGTCCATCGTCCAGCTCCACGGCATCGTCGGGAACAA GTGGTCCATGATCGCGGCGCAGCTGCCCGGCCGGACGGACAACGAGATCAAGAACTACTGGAACACGCACCTCAAGAAGCAGCTCCGCCGGATGGGCCTCGACGAGCCCCCGCCCGGCCCGACCGCCGGCTGCCCCGCCGCGCGCCACATGGCGCAGTGGGAGACCGCGCGCCTGGAGGCCGAGGCGCGCCTCTcgctcctctcctcctccggcgccgcggCGACGGCCACCACCTCCGGCTCCGCGTCCTCTTCATCGACCGCGGCCGCCGGCGCCGCAGTGGCCGAACGCGCGAAGCCCGCCGACGTCTTCCTGCGCCTGTGGAACTCCGATATCGGGAGCTCTTTCCGCAAAGCGGCCGCGCCagtgtccgtcaaggaggaggaggcTGTGGTGCCGGGGGACGACTCCTCGGCGGCGTCCAACGAGATGGACGCGGCGGCGGCCGAGTACCAGATGTTCCTCGACTTCGCCGGCGAGGAGCTGGGTCTGTTCCACGGCCGGCACGGCGGCTTCTCGCTGTTCCCGCCGCTCGACGTGCTCGCCGAGGCGTCCCTGGACACGGCGTTCTAG